One genomic segment of Nocardia spumae includes these proteins:
- a CDS encoding AMP-binding protein, producing MSDETRVVDDDQELVRGWLAHPATGTGVHLADEEDGWQFRSYAELADLTWSVAAVLRERGLGGDTGDAGACVVMPTGFPCVAAFYAVWACGGVFTPIAPPMFGDMAQYISHVAAILQQAAPRVVVTSVELESLVRQAMTEAGRADEPVVVTESGRPGARMLAPAAETALLQFTSGSTGTPRGVRVSWHNLANNIRMIGRLIDWRPGEAMVSWLPLYHDMGLVGAFLTTVANQGDLYLMRPDQFVRDPARWLRAMTHAQHSPSPSFALGYVAHRVAPHEIADLDLSGWRTLAVGSEPVEVADLRAFAELAGAQGFSARAYTLAYGLAEATLMVTSSARDRPLTALRLDTAALRPGMPVRVIAEAALADGQWVNGPGWITGLGYSTPESTVRVVDEHGRELPDGVLGEMVVIGDSVAQGYTDGTEGSTRIVDGRLYSGDAGFRYRDEVFVLGRMGTSLKVRGRSVFMEDIESKVARETGITKGKLAAVALSGTASPGIVLFAETTPGDWIARARTVVRGELGPAGTIGVVTGPRGFIRRTSSGKPRRRHMWALYTEGRLDGATEHPATDTTTPSPAAAPALPLDRVEHLLESALETVSVPPNSAALFEGSLAEGFGNEGSDIDFLIVAPGAEDMPTLPTVVFADGRRIEVRTRSEAQLRAQLERVAGAQRVGELDEDVLNRCQRFANATVVRAGSGVDLDGLRAVLPVADLAAIVARWWAERSRHALWFAVALHAMGATEESGGWARDGLLQAVKSWAATRGETYLETKWTPSQLDRIGTGDDAAALIAAYRSVSTATELGEVIALAGRFGVVGVADDPDRVLLTRRDAVTTWPVGARLHVVRDDRDVFALSDRAAAAWRTVVARKSVADILGRAEIGAELAEFVRLGFVGLALRGGESLEPALAMCKPLRPYTPTPSARVPALGLAGGGADRAIATLSPLPAQRFIACAMEVVWSNVVLENAREDLMGAVKARQGDVADIAAHRTIAMCVRMALSTYGIHPLPADVAPVRTVAALLPEAEALCELIGRAAELRFSDVLKAGEGGPQALAVLDELVGAVREIAGGTQFPASFDSREQWRRTLDISYDWLRPAVYLDTELPLDEARDLLGSGGHQPHQRDGGHR from the coding sequence ATGTCCGATGAAACGCGGGTAGTCGACGACGATCAGGAGTTGGTGCGCGGCTGGCTCGCGCACCCCGCCACCGGCACCGGTGTGCACCTCGCCGACGAGGAGGACGGCTGGCAGTTCCGCAGTTACGCGGAATTGGCCGATCTGACCTGGTCGGTGGCGGCCGTACTCCGTGAACGCGGGCTCGGCGGCGATACCGGCGACGCGGGCGCCTGTGTCGTCATGCCCACCGGATTCCCCTGTGTGGCCGCCTTCTACGCGGTGTGGGCGTGTGGCGGTGTGTTCACCCCGATCGCGCCGCCGATGTTCGGCGATATGGCGCAATACATTTCGCATGTCGCCGCGATTCTGCAGCAGGCGGCACCGCGGGTGGTCGTCACCTCCGTCGAACTGGAATCCCTGGTGCGCCAGGCGATGACCGAGGCCGGCCGCGCCGATGAGCCGGTGGTGGTCACCGAGTCCGGAAGGCCGGGCGCGCGGATGCTCGCGCCCGCGGCGGAGACCGCGCTGCTGCAGTTCACCTCCGGATCGACCGGAACGCCGCGCGGGGTCCGCGTCTCCTGGCACAACCTGGCCAACAACATCCGGATGATCGGTCGCCTGATCGATTGGCGACCCGGTGAGGCGATGGTGTCCTGGCTGCCGCTCTACCACGATATGGGCCTGGTGGGGGCCTTCCTCACCACGGTCGCCAATCAGGGCGATCTGTATCTGATGCGGCCCGATCAGTTCGTGCGTGATCCGGCGCGCTGGCTGCGTGCGATGACGCATGCCCAGCATTCGCCCTCACCGTCGTTCGCCCTCGGCTATGTCGCGCATCGGGTCGCACCGCACGAGATCGCGGATCTGGATCTGTCGGGCTGGCGCACCCTCGCCGTGGGATCCGAGCCCGTGGAGGTGGCCGATCTGCGTGCCTTCGCCGAACTGGCCGGCGCACAGGGCTTTTCGGCACGGGCCTACACCCTGGCATACGGCCTCGCCGAGGCCACCCTGATGGTCACCTCCTCGGCCCGCGATCGGCCGCTGACCGCGCTGCGCCTGGACACCGCGGCACTGCGACCGGGTATGCCGGTGCGGGTGATCGCCGAAGCCGCACTCGCCGACGGGCAGTGGGTGAACGGGCCGGGCTGGATCACCGGTCTCGGATACTCCACCCCCGAGTCCACCGTCCGCGTGGTCGACGAGCACGGGCGGGAACTGCCCGACGGGGTGCTCGGCGAGATGGTGGTGATCGGCGATTCGGTCGCCCAGGGCTATACCGACGGCACCGAGGGCTCCACGCGCATCGTCGACGGGCGGCTGTACTCCGGCGACGCCGGATTCCGTTATCGCGACGAGGTGTTCGTCCTGGGCCGGATGGGCACCAGCCTGAAGGTCCGGGGCCGCTCGGTGTTCATGGAGGACATCGAATCCAAAGTGGCCCGCGAAACCGGCATCACGAAGGGTAAATTGGCCGCGGTCGCGCTGTCGGGCACCGCGTCGCCGGGCATCGTGCTGTTCGCCGAAACCACCCCCGGGGACTGGATCGCCCGAGCGCGCACCGTTGTTCGCGGCGAACTCGGGCCGGCGGGCACGATCGGCGTGGTCACCGGGCCGCGCGGTTTCATTCGCCGCACCTCGAGCGGGAAGCCGCGGCGCCGGCACATGTGGGCTCTGTACACCGAGGGCCGGCTCGACGGCGCCACCGAACATCCCGCCACCGACACGACGACGCCGAGTCCGGCGGCGGCGCCCGCGCTGCCGCTCGACCGGGTCGAGCACCTGCTGGAGTCCGCACTGGAAACGGTGTCGGTGCCCCCGAATTCCGCCGCCTTGTTCGAGGGGTCGCTGGCGGAGGGATTCGGCAACGAGGGTTCCGATATCGATTTCCTGATCGTGGCGCCGGGCGCCGAGGACATGCCGACGCTGCCGACGGTCGTCTTCGCCGACGGTCGCCGCATCGAGGTGCGCACTCGGTCGGAGGCGCAGTTGCGGGCCCAGCTGGAGCGGGTGGCGGGCGCGCAACGTGTCGGTGAGCTCGACGAGGATGTGCTCAACCGCTGTCAGCGCTTCGCCAACGCGACGGTGGTGCGAGCCGGATCCGGAGTGGATCTGGACGGGTTGCGAGCCGTGCTGCCGGTCGCGGATCTCGCGGCGATCGTGGCGCGCTGGTGGGCCGAGCGCAGCCGGCACGCCCTGTGGTTCGCGGTCGCGCTGCACGCGATGGGGGCGACGGAGGAGTCGGGCGGATGGGCTCGCGACGGCCTGCTGCAAGCGGTGAAGTCCTGGGCCGCCACTCGAGGCGAGACGTACCTGGAGACGAAATGGACACCGTCACAGCTGGATCGGATCGGGACCGGTGACGACGCCGCGGCGCTCATCGCCGCCTATCGGTCGGTGTCGACGGCCACCGAGCTGGGCGAGGTCATCGCGCTCGCCGGGCGATTCGGTGTCGTCGGGGTGGCCGACGATCCGGACCGGGTGCTGCTGACACGCAGGGATGCGGTGACGACCTGGCCGGTCGGTGCACGGCTGCACGTCGTCCGCGACGATCGGGACGTCTTCGCGCTGTCCGACCGTGCTGCCGCGGCCTGGCGGACGGTGGTGGCACGCAAGTCGGTGGCCGATATCCTCGGCCGGGCCGAGATCGGCGCCGAACTCGCCGAATTCGTCCGGCTCGGATTCGTCGGATTGGCGCTGCGCGGTGGTGAATCGCTCGAACCGGCGCTGGCGATGTGCAAACCGCTGCGGCCCTATACGCCGACGCCGTCCGCGCGGGTTCCCGCGCTCGGCCTGGCGGGCGGTGGCGCCGACCGGGCCATCGCGACCCTGTCACCGCTGCCGGCACAGCGATTCATCGCGTGTGCCATGGAGGTGGTCTGGTCGAATGTGGTGCTGGAGAACGCGCGTGAGGATTTGATGGGTGCGGTGAAGGCCCGTCAGGGGGACGTCGCCGATATCGCGGCGCACCGGACGATCGCCATGTGTGTGCGGATGGCGTTGTCCACCTATGGTATTCACCCACTGCCCGCCGATGTGGCGCCGGTGCGCACCGTGGCGGCGCTGCTCCCCGAGGCCGAGGCGCTGTGCGAGCTGATCGGCCGGGCGGCCGAGCTGCGATTCTCCGATGTCCTGAAGGCGGGTGAGGGTGGCCCGCAGGCGTTGGCCGTGCTCGACGAATTGGTGGGCGCGGTGCGTGAAATCGCCGGTGGCACACAGTTCCCCGCATCCTTCGACTCGCGGGAGCAGTGGCGGCGCACACTCGATATCAGCTACGACTGGCTGCGTCCGGCCGTGTACCTCGACACCGAACTGCCCCTCGACGAGGCCAGAGATCTGCTCGGTTCGGGCGGGCATCAACCCCATCAGCGCGACGGAGGACACCGATGA
- a CDS encoding acyl carrier protein: MTNVDSPVAQQVRSLVVAMAPAAPAEPTDEMRLIEDLAFDSLRLMELTLVLERAFELPRYRPEQLAGVRRIADVVALVEAVRW; encoded by the coding sequence ATGACGAACGTGGACAGCCCGGTGGCCCAGCAGGTCCGGTCACTGGTCGTCGCGATGGCACCCGCCGCTCCGGCGGAGCCGACCGACGAGATGCGACTGATCGAGGATCTGGCCTTCGACTCGCTGCGCCTGATGGAGCTGACACTGGTCCTCGAGCGCGCCTTCGAGCTACCGCGGTACCGGCCCGAACAGTTGGCGGGCGTGCGGCGCATCGCGGATGTGGTGGCCCTGGTCGAGGCGGTGCGGTGGTGA
- a CDS encoding SDR family oxidoreductase, protein MSERDTVLVTGAGGLVGAEVVARLTAAGRPVVAVLHTNGRIVRNDGTDLEGVETVRGDIRLAGLGLATETVTELGARVGMIVHSAATTAFDATTTDYEELNVRGTAHAVELARRWDVPLVHVSTAYVCGMRAGVIAESELDVGQAFGNGYEDSKFRAERVVRSTPGLRWAIVRPGIVTGAADTGVIREYKNLYTVVKLIVEGKLRSLPGRYDATIAAAPVDFVADVITAAVTDFDAAAGGTFHAVGADALSLREISDVFAEYPSFHVATFVPEVSFEAADLEPLEREYFQRIGSLYTSYFARRPVFDTTATRALLGRECPASGKHYLRKLLDYCVESGYLGEPLPSVTEVLAGFASRADTGAGGHR, encoded by the coding sequence GTGAGCGAGCGAGATACGGTGCTGGTCACCGGCGCGGGCGGGCTGGTCGGGGCAGAGGTGGTCGCGCGGCTGACCGCGGCCGGGCGTCCGGTGGTCGCGGTGCTGCACACCAACGGGCGGATCGTGCGCAACGACGGCACCGACCTCGAGGGCGTGGAGACCGTGCGCGGGGATATCCGGCTGGCCGGGCTGGGGCTGGCGACCGAGACCGTGACCGAACTCGGCGCGCGCGTCGGCATGATCGTGCATTCGGCCGCGACCACCGCTTTCGACGCCACGACCACCGACTACGAGGAACTGAACGTCCGCGGCACCGCGCACGCCGTCGAACTGGCCCGGCGCTGGGATGTCCCACTGGTGCACGTGAGTACCGCCTATGTCTGCGGTATGCGCGCCGGTGTGATCGCCGAATCCGAACTGGATGTCGGCCAAGCCTTCGGAAACGGATACGAGGACAGCAAGTTTCGCGCCGAGCGGGTGGTGCGCAGCACGCCGGGGCTGCGCTGGGCGATCGTGCGGCCCGGCATCGTCACCGGTGCGGCCGATACGGGTGTGATTCGTGAATACAAGAATCTCTACACCGTGGTGAAGCTGATCGTCGAGGGCAAACTGCGCTCGCTGCCCGGTCGCTACGATGCCACGATCGCCGCCGCGCCGGTGGACTTCGTCGCTGACGTGATCACCGCGGCGGTCACCGATTTCGACGCCGCGGCCGGCGGAACCTTCCACGCGGTCGGCGCCGACGCGCTGTCGCTGCGGGAGATCTCGGACGTCTTCGCCGAGTATCCGTCGTTCCACGTCGCGACCTTCGTCCCGGAGGTCTCCTTCGAGGCGGCCGATCTCGAACCGCTGGAACGGGAGTACTTCCAGCGCATCGGATCGCTCTACACGAGCTATTTCGCGCGCCGGCCGGTCTTCGACACCACCGCCACCCGGGCGCTGCTCGGCCGCGAGTGCCCGGCGAGCGGGAAGCACTACCTGCGAAAACTGCTCGACTACTGTGTGGAGAGCGGATATCTCGGCGAGCCGCTGCCCTCGGTGACCGAGGTGCTCGCCGGATTCGCGAGCCGGGCCGATACCGGTGCGGGAGGACACCGATGA
- a CDS encoding nucleoside-diphosphate kinase, translated as MNMAELLAESTPLPDKAARYVDDTYVQETVDQLGAAGIEAADFARRYSLLLLKPDAIVARAVEPTLRWLRDNGFRVVAARVCPVDRHLVRALWYFAWNIASPERRRLADLLIEISDALVLVVSADDAPLPTSVRLTAAKGPTDPAKRQPGELRYLLGRYSYLLNLVHSPDDPADVLREFSIYFDAGTRERILREIAADTDRGAEAAAHAAELYARTPARDFGRAAATRRLVAEIGEVPDDFDPDDDDHCAALLRRAWATGRGIDAWSAVVLGSLVLPMRNGGRQQTLPPVSAHDWLEARP; from the coding sequence ATGAACATGGCGGAGTTGCTGGCGGAGTCGACTCCGCTCCCCGACAAGGCAGCACGATACGTCGACGACACCTATGTACAGGAGACGGTCGATCAACTCGGCGCCGCGGGAATCGAGGCCGCGGACTTCGCCCGGCGGTACAGCCTGCTATTGCTGAAGCCGGACGCGATAGTCGCACGTGCGGTGGAGCCCACACTGCGTTGGCTGCGGGACAACGGTTTCCGGGTAGTGGCCGCCAGAGTATGTCCGGTCGACCGGCATCTGGTGCGCGCACTGTGGTATTTCGCCTGGAATATCGCCTCACCGGAGCGGCGACGGCTCGCCGATCTGCTGATCGAGATCTCCGACGCTCTGGTGCTCGTCGTCTCGGCCGACGACGCGCCGCTACCGACCTCGGTGCGGCTCACCGCCGCCAAGGGGCCGACCGATCCCGCCAAACGGCAACCGGGCGAGTTGCGTTATCTCCTGGGCCGATACAGCTACCTGCTGAATTTGGTGCATTCGCCCGACGACCCGGCCGATGTCCTGCGCGAATTCTCGATCTACTTCGACGCCGGGACACGCGAGCGGATCCTGCGCGAGATCGCCGCCGACACCGACCGCGGTGCTGAGGCCGCGGCCCACGCGGCCGAACTCTACGCCCGCACCCCGGCCCGCGATTTCGGCCGGGCGGCCGCGACGCGGCGGCTCGTCGCCGAAATCGGCGAGGTGCCGGACGATTTCGACCCGGATGACGATGACCACTGCGCGGCACTGCTGCGGCGCGCCTGGGCCACCGGGCGTGGCATCGATGCGTGGTCGGCCGTAGTTCTCGGCTCCCTGGTACTTCCCATGCGCAACGGCGGACGACAGCAGACCCTGCCCCCCGTATCCGCACACGACTGGTTGGAGGCACGACCATGA
- a CDS encoding ScbA/BarX family gamma-butyrolactone biosynthesis protein: MTTDATAVDTASHVHTISRHLAHRCAVAEVFVTSLQRVGTDDFVVGAQLPRMHAFYGDHRPPWDAEHDPMLVMEAARQAAIALTHEYLGVPQDFGFIVRTFNGAVAAGDGWRIGSAPADLVMSVQISRRHRRGEVLHGVDMVLEIECGDEPLMIVDGSFTWVPPARWTAMRAGFRDSMGLGEIGDPMPVGERAEPPAVGRGDRRNVVVGPVRIAEAELTADLVIDTGHPILFDHPVDHVPGSLLLEAARQTATAISPAPPRRLIGVSSSFERFVELDRRTEGVARISNSVPGQIDCEIVQCGAVAARIGLRYETDEAEC; the protein is encoded by the coding sequence ATGACCACCGACGCCACGGCCGTCGATACCGCGAGCCATGTGCACACCATCTCCCGTCATCTCGCTCACCGGTGTGCGGTCGCGGAAGTGTTCGTTACCTCGCTGCAGCGGGTCGGCACCGACGATTTCGTCGTCGGCGCCCAGCTGCCCCGGATGCACGCGTTCTACGGCGATCACCGGCCGCCGTGGGACGCCGAACACGATCCGATGCTGGTGATGGAAGCAGCCCGTCAGGCGGCGATCGCCCTGACACACGAATATCTCGGCGTACCACAGGATTTCGGCTTCATCGTGCGCACCTTCAACGGCGCGGTCGCCGCCGGTGACGGCTGGCGGATCGGATCGGCGCCGGCGGATCTGGTCATGTCGGTGCAGATCTCGCGTCGCCACCGCCGCGGGGAGGTGCTGCACGGGGTCGACATGGTGCTGGAGATCGAATGCGGCGACGAACCGCTGATGATCGTCGACGGTTCGTTCACCTGGGTCCCGCCCGCGCGCTGGACGGCGATGCGCGCCGGATTCCGCGACAGTATGGGGCTGGGCGAGATCGGCGATCCGATGCCGGTGGGCGAGCGGGCCGAGCCGCCGGCGGTCGGGCGGGGAGATCGTCGCAACGTCGTCGTCGGGCCGGTTCGCATCGCGGAGGCGGAGCTGACGGCGGATCTGGTGATCGATACCGGCCATCCGATCCTGTTCGATCATCCGGTCGATCACGTGCCGGGCAGTCTGCTGCTCGAGGCCGCTCGGCAGACCGCCACCGCGATATCGCCGGCCCCGCCGCGCCGGCTGATCGGCGTTTCCAGCTCGTTCGAGCGATTCGTGGAATTGGATCGTCGCACCGAAGGTGTCGCGCGGATCTCGAATTCGGTTCCGGGACAGATCGATTGCGAGATCGTGCAGTGCGGCGCGGTGGCGGCGCGGATCGGTCTGCGGTACGAGACCGACGAGGCGGAATGCTGA
- a CDS encoding DUF4254 domain-containing protein yields the protein MFAAPQPDGGAARTGPGGLRGHCAAEVDRGAVGTGAPDTAAGIPRDMPDCQEVLAACCGHIGDQPDDHPVTRSARELAELHLMRRSSPMRAAEIDCRRRELVVAIDHWASPRTAAPAHARSLGAAVDGLAAAQVRATVLLRTLGDPRDERVRVAWSMVGFMADDWTGLVEQNFGARRRPRRWNGRR from the coding sequence ATGTTCGCCGCACCGCAGCCTGACGGCGGCGCCGCGCGAACGGGTCCGGGCGGGCTACGCGGCCACTGCGCCGCCGAGGTGGACCGGGGCGCCGTGGGGACGGGCGCCCCGGACACGGCGGCCGGTATCCCTCGCGATATGCCCGATTGTCAGGAAGTGCTCGCCGCCTGCTGCGGGCATATCGGCGATCAGCCCGACGACCATCCGGTGACCAGAAGTGCCCGCGAACTGGCCGAGCTCCACCTGATGCGCCGATCGTCGCCGATGCGGGCCGCGGAAATCGATTGCCGTCGACGGGAACTCGTCGTCGCCATCGACCACTGGGCCAGCCCCCGCACCGCCGCCCCGGCCCATGCCCGTTCCCTGGGCGCCGCCGTCGACGGGCTCGCCGCCGCCCAGGTGCGCGCGACCGTACTGCTGCGGACTCTCGGCGATCCCCGGGACGAGCGGGTGCGGGTGGCCTGGTCGATGGTGGGTTTCATGGCCGACGACTGGACGGGCCTGGTCGAACAGAACTTCGGCGCCCGGCGTCGTCCCCGCCGCTGGAACGGACGGCGTTGA
- a CDS encoding methyltransferase has product MPTLPKSPPLPLVRAVETVRYALSEAYRRLAPGPLSLMELLAAGWLTQAIHAAAALGIADELARGPLPGSELARRVEADEDALRRLLRLLISHGIFTQRRDGRYALTAPARALCRDSPASLRDAALFFGSATHRAHWTHVVDAVRTGDPVGQQLDGAPFFEYVRTDRQFGDLFDRAMTSIGSMTTESLFAAYDFGRFTSIVDIGGGQGAMLTEILTRAPHSRGVLFDLPDVAATAAERFAAAGLDGRVEVAPGSFFDTVPEGGDAYLLKHIVHDWPDARAGQILRTVRAAMRPSARLVIVEIVLPQGNRPHPGKYIDLEMLINSGGRERTAADYRKLLADSGFAITRIVDTVSPESVIEARPV; this is encoded by the coding sequence TTGCCGACCCTGCCGAAATCACCCCCGCTCCCCCTTGTTCGCGCCGTCGAAACGGTCCGATACGCGCTGAGCGAGGCGTATCGGCGACTGGCGCCGGGGCCCCTGTCGCTCATGGAATTGCTGGCGGCGGGGTGGTTGACGCAGGCCATTCATGCGGCCGCGGCGCTGGGGATCGCCGATGAGCTGGCGCGCGGGCCGCTGCCCGGCTCGGAGCTGGCGCGGCGGGTCGAGGCGGACGAGGATGCGCTGCGACGGCTGCTGCGGTTGCTGATCAGCCATGGGATCTTCACTCAGCGGCGCGACGGCCGGTACGCGCTCACCGCGCCGGCGCGGGCACTGTGCCGGGACTCACCCGCTTCCCTGCGCGATGCCGCGCTGTTCTTCGGCTCCGCGACCCACCGGGCGCATTGGACGCATGTGGTGGACGCGGTGCGCACCGGCGATCCGGTGGGCCAGCAACTCGACGGCGCACCGTTCTTCGAATACGTCCGCACCGACCGGCAATTCGGCGATCTGTTCGATCGCGCCATGACCAGCATCGGCTCGATGACCACCGAATCGCTGTTCGCCGCCTACGATTTCGGCCGGTTCACCAGCATCGTCGATATCGGTGGCGGACAGGGGGCGATGCTCACCGAGATCCTGACCCGGGCCCCGCACAGCCGCGGCGTCCTGTTCGACCTGCCGGATGTGGCGGCCACCGCGGCCGAACGGTTCGCCGCGGCCGGGCTCGACGGCCGGGTCGAGGTCGCACCGGGTTCGTTCTTCGACACGGTGCCCGAGGGTGGCGATGCCTACCTGCTCAAACATATCGTCCACGACTGGCCCGACGCCCGCGCCGGGCAGATCCTGCGCACGGTGCGCGCCGCGATGCGGCCGTCGGCACGACTGGTGATCGTGGAAATCGTCTTGCCGCAGGGCAATCGGCCCCATCCCGGCAAGTACATCGATCTGGAGATGCTGATCAACAGCGGTGGCCGCGAGCGGACCGCGGCGGATTACCGGAAACTGCTGGCGGACAGCGGTTTCGCCATCACCCGGATCGTCGATACGGTCTCGCCGGAATCGGTGATCGAGGCCCGCCCGGTATGA
- a CDS encoding DUF397 domain-containing protein — protein sequence MTVDLSQARWFKSTRSSGSKDCVEVAFLDQGFVGVRDSKNPTGPALIFTRGEWDAFTSTVSSGISNHP from the coding sequence GTGACGGTTGATCTGTCCCAAGCGCGGTGGTTCAAGAGCACCCGTAGCTCCGGATCCAAGGACTGTGTCGAGGTCGCCTTCCTCGATCAGGGTTTCGTCGGAGTACGCGACAGCAAGAATCCCACCGGCCCCGCGCTGATCTTCACCCGTGGCGAGTGGGATGCCTTCACCAGCACGGTATCGAGTGGGATCTCGAACCACCCCTGA
- a CDS encoding Scr1 family TA system antitoxin-like transcriptional regulator, whose amino-acid sequence MTRLSTDSNVARRMLGLTLEAMREQRAISREAAADAIGVARSTLWKIETGQTARLNPVLMNHLCDLCGAGPKQTQVVLELVKETNARGWWQAFAEDAIPKEFGLFVSLEFPLHPKVALTIPPVVYVQGFLGDLYLEQADEIRQYREVCAALEQLALDEVDSRALILEIAKEYHA is encoded by the coding sequence ATGACCCGCCTGTCCACCGATTCGAATGTCGCCCGTCGCATGCTCGGCCTCACCCTGGAAGCCATGCGCGAGCAGCGCGCCATCTCCCGGGAGGCCGCCGCGGACGCCATCGGCGTGGCCCGCTCCACCCTGTGGAAGATCGAGACCGGGCAGACGGCGCGGCTCAATCCCGTTCTGATGAACCATCTTTGCGACCTGTGCGGAGCCGGTCCCAAACAGACCCAGGTCGTCCTGGAACTGGTGAAGGAGACCAACGCGCGCGGCTGGTGGCAGGCATTCGCGGAAGATGCGATTCCGAAGGAGTTCGGCCTGTTCGTGAGTCTGGAATTTCCGCTACACCCGAAGGTGGCACTAACGATTCCCCCGGTCGTCTATGTACAGGGCTTTCTGGGGGACTTGTACCTCGAGCAAGCCGACGAGATACGGCAGTATCGTGAAGTGTGTGCGGCGCTCGAACAGCTCGCCCTGGATGAGGTCGACAGCCGTGCGCTCATACTGGAGATTGCAAAGGAGTATCACGCGTGA
- a CDS encoding helix-turn-helix domain-containing protein, whose translation MGPIELLAHPVRLRIVHAMSGGHTLTTAQLCARLPDVSKATVYRHVDLLAGGGVLEVTEERRVRGAVERHYRLRRERAVIDAESVAAATRDDHRAVFTTAMTTLLAEFDTYLDSENADPASDSVGYRQHALWLSPAELSGLIAELRAAIAPRLRNEPTGERSHYLLSPILFPIGRPNDH comes from the coding sequence ATGGGACCGATCGAACTGCTGGCACATCCGGTCCGCCTGCGGATCGTGCACGCGATGTCAGGTGGTCACACGCTGACCACCGCGCAGCTGTGCGCACGACTACCCGATGTCTCGAAGGCCACCGTGTACCGCCATGTCGATCTGCTGGCCGGCGGCGGCGTTCTCGAGGTCACCGAGGAGCGCCGCGTGCGCGGTGCGGTGGAGCGTCACTACCGGCTGCGTCGAGAGCGCGCCGTCATCGATGCCGAATCCGTCGCGGCGGCGACCCGGGACGACCATCGTGCCGTCTTCACGACCGCGATGACCACACTGCTGGCCGAGTTCGACACCTATCTCGACAGCGAGAACGCCGATCCCGCAAGCGATTCGGTCGGCTACCGGCAACACGCGCTCTGGCTGAGCCCGGCCGAGTTGTCCGGCCTGATCGCCGAGTTGCGCGCGGCGATCGCCCCCCGCCTGCGCAACGAACCGACCGGAGAACGGTCGCACTACCTGCTGAGCCCCATTCTGTTTCCGATCGGGCGGCCGAACGACCACTAG